A genomic segment from Sparus aurata chromosome 10, fSpaAur1.1, whole genome shotgun sequence encodes:
- the LOC115589263 gene encoding calcium-binding protein 2-like — MSKTGERTPSTTSINSVSTDGNGASPTGSVSEAPRKSSKKSKKTTENMTKVYNSVLESVFGAERELAQAELDELQEAFKEFDYDQDGYLNYKDVAECMRTMGYMPTEMELLEIVQQIKMRMGGLMDFEDFVELMGPRMMGETAHMLGLKELQSAFTQFDLDGDGKINQEELKEAIKSMLGEKLKKGELEEIVKELDINADGNIDFEEFVMMLSIR, encoded by the exons ATGTcaaagacaggagagaggacaCCTTCTACAACTTCTATAAACTCCGTCTCAACAGATGG CAATGGTGCCTCCCCGACAGGGTCAGTCTCTGAAGCACCCAGAAAATCATCTAAGAAGTCCAAGAAAACCACTGAGAACATGACCAAAGTCTACAACTCTGTGCTGGAAAGTGTTTTTGGGGCG GAGAGAGAATTGGCTCAGGCTGAGTTAGATG AGTTGCAAGAGGCCTTCAAAGAGTTTGACTACGACCAAGATGGATACCTGAACTACAAGGATGTGGCTGAATGCATGAGGACCATGGGATACATGCCCACGGAGATGGAACTGCTGGAGATAGTACagcaaatcaagatgagaa TGGGCGGCTTAATGGACTTCGAAGACTTTGTTGAGCTGATGGGACCCAGGATGATGGGAGAGACTGCTCACATGCTGGGACTCAAAGAGCTCCAGTCGGCCTTTACTCAG TTTGATCTCGATGGAGATGGAAAGATCAAccaggaggagctgaaggaggcGATCAAGTCGATGCTGGGGGAGAAGTTGAAGAAAGGCGAACTGGAGGAGATCGTGAAGGAGCTGGACATTAACGCAGATGGAAACATTGACTTTGAAG AGTTTGTGATGATGCTTTCCATTCGCTAG
- the tdrd7b gene encoding tudor domain-containing protein 7B isoform X2, with amino-acid sequence MRDGQSEGKTGAHPNKMSNQNTPNRRGNPPSEKPDKRMTLPSRFQKEVHAHLSRNPQQTGPPLNLNESSGSDKGRPYNPQQVQGRIREILGKYSNGFWVSKLPQIYRELYKQDLPTEAIKDLETWTHICTVEKTCSSNPSELLLYPSKEQTTTSSPSPTPAPNSTSPPNTPADKPSHSPAPQRPPSNHPTRSGSRSPQSPPSSSSSPSPPSSPATLSPDLKLKLEELLVKYSNGLWAHALPKLFQDTYKTKLPGHVLENLHLLSDFCTVDFPMPDNPKRAILYRRSSTEGGGGEDENCNRRNSSVSEEELRVRQELGRRLSNHAVPSLQIPKEEYPSVLVVEATNTNGVILRYIGEGYSQAQESMEDEMREFYGLNQSSPSPLSSPSSGQLVAVRAEEEEEILRAQVCDVMADKVKVYYVDHGFSEVISKTKVFELHEKFFQLPFQATKCKLAGLEPFCQEPAVLKKFETMASGRILLAEILERGQTPLVVLYDTSQDDDVNINAACMKALQDKTLASPLQVNSAYMNVTVSSVCSDGTIYCQLPSRGLAKLNEILENIETYFHSQVTSEFLVSRPFCGKGCLARYKGKWSRVEITNLHGSRVLDILFIDVGVQASVEVFELREIPPPFLRDLMAIPPQAVKCCLADLAVSVGSWTPDAVQWLREKVLNTTDCSMKVAKVDETKRCIYVHLFTDKSFHDPARSLNHQMAQSDLFKQRPDVFLTSHSPAKISTPTLSSKNSSSSNSTNGSPASTSVPAKPHLRRALSGPKGGGGGNTTSTSPPETPASPSSSLKLPPLLELPPAGNNIDVYVSVACHPGHFVLQPWRDMYKLVVLMGEMILYYNKTEQKPLNIGKNQIYAAKVENSWHRVLVKGVLSNGLVSVYELDYGKHELISCTQLRPLIKEFRQLPFQGITAQLAGLKPRQWSEEASIVFRNHVEKKPLVAQLEAIQEATNPWDRKLTVFLVDTSQEERDIWVHDIMAEFAEELTNEM; translated from the exons ATGAGGGATGGCCAGTCAGAGGGCAAGACTGGGGCGCATCCAAACAAGATGTCCAATCAGAACACACCCAACAGGAGGGGGAACCCACCATCAGAGAA GCCAGACAAGAGGATGACCCTCCCGTCAAGGTTTCAGAAGGAGGTGCATGCTCACCTTTCTAGGAACCCCCAGCAGACTGGGC CACCCTTGAACCTGAATGAGAGCTCTGGCTCAGACAAAGGAAGACCCTACAACCCTCAGCAGGTCCAGGGTCGCATCAGGGAGATCCTGGGGAAGTACAGTAACGGCTTCTGGGTGTCAAAGCTGCCTCAGATCTACAGAGAGCTGTACAAACAGGACCTGCCCACCGAGGCCATCAAAGACCTGGAGACCTGGACGCACATATgcact GTAGAGAAAACCTGCAGCAGCAACCCATCAGAGCTTCTACTCTACCCTTCCAAGGAACAGACCACCACATCCTCCCCTTCACCTACCCCTGCCCCAAACTCCACCTCTCCCCCAAACACCCCCGCAGACAAACCCTCACATTCGCCTGCCCCGCAAAGACCCCCCAGCAACCACCCGACTCGCTCTGGTTCTCGCTCTCCTCAGTCTCCAccatcatcctcttcatccCCCAGCCCTCCCTCGTCTCCTGCCACCCTCAGCCCTGACCTGAAGCTGAAACTAGAGGAGCTGTTGGTGAAGTACTCCAACGGCCTGTGGGCACATGCACTGCCCAAGCTCTTCCAGGACACCTACAAA ACCAAACTGCCCGGACATGTCCTGGAGaaccttcacctcctctctgacttctgCACCGTCGACTTCCCAATGCCTGACAACCCCAAGAGGGCCATCTTGTACAGAAGGAGCAGCACTGaaggcggaggaggagaggacgagaACTGTAATAGGAGGAACTCCtcagtcagtgaggaggagctgagggtgAGGCAGGAGCTGGGGAGGAGGCTCAGTAACCATGCAGTGCCTTCTCTGCAGATCCCCAAAGAAGAGTACCCCTCTGTGCTGGTGGTGGAGGCCACAAACACCAATGGAGTTATACTCAG gTACATTGGTGAGGGTTACTCCCAGGCTCAGGAGTCCATGGAGGATGAAATGAGGGAGTTTTATGGCCTGAACCAAAGCAGTCCCTCTCCTTTGTCATCTCCATCATCAGGCCAACTTGTTGCTGTcagggccgaggaggaggaggagattcTGAGGGCGCAAGTCTGCGATGTCATGGCCGACAAAGTCAAG GTGTACTATGTGGATCATGGCTTCTCAGAGGTGATCAGCAAAACCAAAGTGTTTGAGCTGCATGAGAAGTTTTTCCAACTGCCTTTCCAGGCGACCAAGTGCAAACTGGCAG GTCTGGAGCCATTCTGTCAGGAGCCTGCTGTGCTGAAGAAATTCGAGACAATGGCAAGTGGAAGGATCCTGTTGGCAGAGATCCTAGAGAGAGGGCAGACCCCTCTTGTCGTCCTGTATGACACATCGCAGGATGATGATGTTAACATCAATGCTGCGTGCATGAAAGCCCTGCAGGACAAGACACTGGCCAGCCCATTACAG GTGAACAGTGCTTATATGAACGTGACTGTCAGCAGCGTCTGCTCCGATGGGACCATCTACTGCCAGCTGCCCTCCAGAGGCCTTGCCAAGCTGAACGAGATCCTGGAGAACATAGAGACATACTTCCACTCCCAG GTAACGTCAGAGTTCCTTGTATCCAGACCTTTCTGTGGGAAAGGATGTCTGGCTCGCTACAAAGGCAAATGGTCCCGTGTAGAG ATCACCAACCTTCACGGCAGCAGAGTGCTCGACATCCTGTTCATCGATGTGGGTGTGCAGGCTTCTGTAGAGGTGTTTGAGCTGAGAGAGATCCCACCGCCGTTCCTCCGTGACCTCATGGCCATCCCACCACAG GCTGTGAAGTGCTGTCTAGCAGACCTGGCTGTCAGTGTTGGTTCCTGGACTCCAGATGCTGTCCAGTGGCTTCGAGAGAAAGTGCTCAACACCACAGACTGTAGCATGAAG GTTGCCAAGGTAGACGAAACCAAGCGCTGCATCTACGTCCACCTTTTCACCGACAAGAGCTTCCACGACCCGGCCCGCAGCCTCAACCATCAGATGGCCCAGTCTGACCTGTTCAAACAGCGACCAGATGTTTTCCTCACGAGCCACAG CCCTGCCAAGATCTCCACACCAACTTTATCCTCCAAAAACTCCAGCAGCAGTAACTCTACTAACGGGAGTCCCGCGTCAACTTCTGTCCCAGCCAAGCCTCATCTCAGGAGGGCTCTGTCAGGACCcaaaggaggtggaggaggcaaCACGACCAGCACCAGCCCACCAGAAACACCGGCATCCccctcatcctctctcaagCTGCCACCATTACTGGAGCTGCCCCCAGCAG gaAACAACATTGATGTCTATGTGTCAGTGGCATGCCATCCCGGCCACTTTGTGCTGCAGCCCTGGAGAGACATGTACAAACTGGTGGTGTTGATGGGAGAGATGATACTCTACTACAATAAAACTGAGCAGAAACCACTTAACATAGGGAAGAATCAAATATACGCTGCTAAAGTGGAGAACAG TTGGCACCGTGTTTTAGTGAAAGGAGTTCTAAGCAATGGCTTGGTGTCTGTGTACGAGTTGGACTACGGTAAACACGAGTTGATCAGCTGCACCCAGCTCAGACCTCTGATCAAAGAGTTCAGACAGCTGCCGTTCCAGGGAATCACTGCTCAGTTGGCTG GATTGAAGCCGAGGCAGTGGTCAGAGGAGGCTTCCATCGTTTTTAGGAACCATGTTGAGAAGAAACCACTTGTAGCCCAGCTGGAGGCCATACAGGAAGCCACTAACCCCTGGGACAGGAAGTTGACGGTCTTCCTGGTCGACACTTCGCAGGAAGAAAGGGACATCTGGGTGCATGACATCATGGCTGAATTTGCTGAGGAGCTGACGAACGAGATGTAG
- the tdrd7b gene encoding tudor domain-containing protein 7B isoform X1, whose amino-acid sequence MADVELVKKMLRAVLQANKGGVSLSRLQSEYKELTGEQIPHKQMGHNHLDALLASMPSLVRMERNRSGETLCFASGANETAHIAKVVARQRSSKKTGRPHLVNTQMRVKPAAPLVLNAKPQTSLRQPSHRGRGGGRGGGGGRGAGHGDFRQARDMRDGQSEGKTGAHPNKMSNQNTPNRRGNPPSEKPDKRMTLPSRFQKEVHAHLSRNPQQTGPPLNLNESSGSDKGRPYNPQQVQGRIREILGKYSNGFWVSKLPQIYRELYKQDLPTEAIKDLETWTHICTVEKTCSSNPSELLLYPSKEQTTTSSPSPTPAPNSTSPPNTPADKPSHSPAPQRPPSNHPTRSGSRSPQSPPSSSSSPSPPSSPATLSPDLKLKLEELLVKYSNGLWAHALPKLFQDTYKTKLPGHVLENLHLLSDFCTVDFPMPDNPKRAILYRRSSTEGGGGEDENCNRRNSSVSEEELRVRQELGRRLSNHAVPSLQIPKEEYPSVLVVEATNTNGVILRYIGEGYSQAQESMEDEMREFYGLNQSSPSPLSSPSSGQLVAVRAEEEEEILRAQVCDVMADKVKVYYVDHGFSEVISKTKVFELHEKFFQLPFQATKCKLAGLEPFCQEPAVLKKFETMASGRILLAEILERGQTPLVVLYDTSQDDDVNINAACMKALQDKTLASPLQVNSAYMNVTVSSVCSDGTIYCQLPSRGLAKLNEILENIETYFHSQVTSEFLVSRPFCGKGCLARYKGKWSRVEITNLHGSRVLDILFIDVGVQASVEVFELREIPPPFLRDLMAIPPQAVKCCLADLAVSVGSWTPDAVQWLREKVLNTTDCSMKVAKVDETKRCIYVHLFTDKSFHDPARSLNHQMAQSDLFKQRPDVFLTSHSPAKISTPTLSSKNSSSSNSTNGSPASTSVPAKPHLRRALSGPKGGGGGNTTSTSPPETPASPSSSLKLPPLLELPPAGNNIDVYVSVACHPGHFVLQPWRDMYKLVVLMGEMILYYNKTEQKPLNIGKNQIYAAKVENSWHRVLVKGVLSNGLVSVYELDYGKHELISCTQLRPLIKEFRQLPFQGITAQLAGLKPRQWSEEASIVFRNHVEKKPLVAQLEAIQEATNPWDRKLTVFLVDTSQEERDIWVHDIMAEFAEELTNEM is encoded by the exons ATGGCTGACGTGGAGCTGGTGAAGAAGATGCTGCGGGCCGTCCTCCAGGCCAACAAAGGCGGAGTGTCTCTGTCCCGTCTGCAGTCAGAGTACAAGGAGCTGACCGGGGAGCAGATACCGCACAAACAGATGGGACACAACCACCTGGACGCGCTGCTGGCCAGCATGCCCTCTTTAGTCCGCATGGAGCGCAACCGCTCtggagag aCGCTGTGTTTTGCCTCAGGGGCCAATGAGACAGCCCATATAGCCAAGGTGGTGGCTCGTCAGCGCAGCTCCAAGAAGACAGGCCGACCCCACCTGGTCAACACCCAGATGAGGGTCAAACCGGCTGCTCCACTCGTCCTCAATG CCAAGCCTCAAACGTCTCTGAGGCAGCCGAGCCACCGCGGGCGAGGCGGGGGTcggggaggaggtggtggcCGAGGGGCAGGACATGGAGACTTCCGACAGGCGAGGGACATGAGGGATGGCCAGTCAGAGGGCAAGACTGGGGCGCATCCAAACAAGATGTCCAATCAGAACACACCCAACAGGAGGGGGAACCCACCATCAGAGAA GCCAGACAAGAGGATGACCCTCCCGTCAAGGTTTCAGAAGGAGGTGCATGCTCACCTTTCTAGGAACCCCCAGCAGACTGGGC CACCCTTGAACCTGAATGAGAGCTCTGGCTCAGACAAAGGAAGACCCTACAACCCTCAGCAGGTCCAGGGTCGCATCAGGGAGATCCTGGGGAAGTACAGTAACGGCTTCTGGGTGTCAAAGCTGCCTCAGATCTACAGAGAGCTGTACAAACAGGACCTGCCCACCGAGGCCATCAAAGACCTGGAGACCTGGACGCACATATgcact GTAGAGAAAACCTGCAGCAGCAACCCATCAGAGCTTCTACTCTACCCTTCCAAGGAACAGACCACCACATCCTCCCCTTCACCTACCCCTGCCCCAAACTCCACCTCTCCCCCAAACACCCCCGCAGACAAACCCTCACATTCGCCTGCCCCGCAAAGACCCCCCAGCAACCACCCGACTCGCTCTGGTTCTCGCTCTCCTCAGTCTCCAccatcatcctcttcatccCCCAGCCCTCCCTCGTCTCCTGCCACCCTCAGCCCTGACCTGAAGCTGAAACTAGAGGAGCTGTTGGTGAAGTACTCCAACGGCCTGTGGGCACATGCACTGCCCAAGCTCTTCCAGGACACCTACAAA ACCAAACTGCCCGGACATGTCCTGGAGaaccttcacctcctctctgacttctgCACCGTCGACTTCCCAATGCCTGACAACCCCAAGAGGGCCATCTTGTACAGAAGGAGCAGCACTGaaggcggaggaggagaggacgagaACTGTAATAGGAGGAACTCCtcagtcagtgaggaggagctgagggtgAGGCAGGAGCTGGGGAGGAGGCTCAGTAACCATGCAGTGCCTTCTCTGCAGATCCCCAAAGAAGAGTACCCCTCTGTGCTGGTGGTGGAGGCCACAAACACCAATGGAGTTATACTCAG gTACATTGGTGAGGGTTACTCCCAGGCTCAGGAGTCCATGGAGGATGAAATGAGGGAGTTTTATGGCCTGAACCAAAGCAGTCCCTCTCCTTTGTCATCTCCATCATCAGGCCAACTTGTTGCTGTcagggccgaggaggaggaggagattcTGAGGGCGCAAGTCTGCGATGTCATGGCCGACAAAGTCAAG GTGTACTATGTGGATCATGGCTTCTCAGAGGTGATCAGCAAAACCAAAGTGTTTGAGCTGCATGAGAAGTTTTTCCAACTGCCTTTCCAGGCGACCAAGTGCAAACTGGCAG GTCTGGAGCCATTCTGTCAGGAGCCTGCTGTGCTGAAGAAATTCGAGACAATGGCAAGTGGAAGGATCCTGTTGGCAGAGATCCTAGAGAGAGGGCAGACCCCTCTTGTCGTCCTGTATGACACATCGCAGGATGATGATGTTAACATCAATGCTGCGTGCATGAAAGCCCTGCAGGACAAGACACTGGCCAGCCCATTACAG GTGAACAGTGCTTATATGAACGTGACTGTCAGCAGCGTCTGCTCCGATGGGACCATCTACTGCCAGCTGCCCTCCAGAGGCCTTGCCAAGCTGAACGAGATCCTGGAGAACATAGAGACATACTTCCACTCCCAG GTAACGTCAGAGTTCCTTGTATCCAGACCTTTCTGTGGGAAAGGATGTCTGGCTCGCTACAAAGGCAAATGGTCCCGTGTAGAG ATCACCAACCTTCACGGCAGCAGAGTGCTCGACATCCTGTTCATCGATGTGGGTGTGCAGGCTTCTGTAGAGGTGTTTGAGCTGAGAGAGATCCCACCGCCGTTCCTCCGTGACCTCATGGCCATCCCACCACAG GCTGTGAAGTGCTGTCTAGCAGACCTGGCTGTCAGTGTTGGTTCCTGGACTCCAGATGCTGTCCAGTGGCTTCGAGAGAAAGTGCTCAACACCACAGACTGTAGCATGAAG GTTGCCAAGGTAGACGAAACCAAGCGCTGCATCTACGTCCACCTTTTCACCGACAAGAGCTTCCACGACCCGGCCCGCAGCCTCAACCATCAGATGGCCCAGTCTGACCTGTTCAAACAGCGACCAGATGTTTTCCTCACGAGCCACAG CCCTGCCAAGATCTCCACACCAACTTTATCCTCCAAAAACTCCAGCAGCAGTAACTCTACTAACGGGAGTCCCGCGTCAACTTCTGTCCCAGCCAAGCCTCATCTCAGGAGGGCTCTGTCAGGACCcaaaggaggtggaggaggcaaCACGACCAGCACCAGCCCACCAGAAACACCGGCATCCccctcatcctctctcaagCTGCCACCATTACTGGAGCTGCCCCCAGCAG gaAACAACATTGATGTCTATGTGTCAGTGGCATGCCATCCCGGCCACTTTGTGCTGCAGCCCTGGAGAGACATGTACAAACTGGTGGTGTTGATGGGAGAGATGATACTCTACTACAATAAAACTGAGCAGAAACCACTTAACATAGGGAAGAATCAAATATACGCTGCTAAAGTGGAGAACAG TTGGCACCGTGTTTTAGTGAAAGGAGTTCTAAGCAATGGCTTGGTGTCTGTGTACGAGTTGGACTACGGTAAACACGAGTTGATCAGCTGCACCCAGCTCAGACCTCTGATCAAAGAGTTCAGACAGCTGCCGTTCCAGGGAATCACTGCTCAGTTGGCTG GATTGAAGCCGAGGCAGTGGTCAGAGGAGGCTTCCATCGTTTTTAGGAACCATGTTGAGAAGAAACCACTTGTAGCCCAGCTGGAGGCCATACAGGAAGCCACTAACCCCTGGGACAGGAAGTTGACGGTCTTCCTGGTCGACACTTCGCAGGAAGAAAGGGACATCTGGGTGCATGACATCATGGCTGAATTTGCTGAGGAGCTGACGAACGAGATGTAG
- the tdrd7b gene encoding tudor domain-containing protein 7B isoform X3 yields MASQRARLGRIQTRCPIRTHPTGGGTHHQRTPLNLNESSGSDKGRPYNPQQVQGRIREILGKYSNGFWVSKLPQIYRELYKQDLPTEAIKDLETWTHICTVEKTCSSNPSELLLYPSKEQTTTSSPSPTPAPNSTSPPNTPADKPSHSPAPQRPPSNHPTRSGSRSPQSPPSSSSSPSPPSSPATLSPDLKLKLEELLVKYSNGLWAHALPKLFQDTYKTKLPGHVLENLHLLSDFCTVDFPMPDNPKRAILYRRSSTEGGGGEDENCNRRNSSVSEEELRVRQELGRRLSNHAVPSLQIPKEEYPSVLVVEATNTNGVILRYIGEGYSQAQESMEDEMREFYGLNQSSPSPLSSPSSGQLVAVRAEEEEEILRAQVCDVMADKVKVYYVDHGFSEVISKTKVFELHEKFFQLPFQATKCKLAGLEPFCQEPAVLKKFETMASGRILLAEILERGQTPLVVLYDTSQDDDVNINAACMKALQDKTLASPLQVNSAYMNVTVSSVCSDGTIYCQLPSRGLAKLNEILENIETYFHSQVTSEFLVSRPFCGKGCLARYKGKWSRVEITNLHGSRVLDILFIDVGVQASVEVFELREIPPPFLRDLMAIPPQAVKCCLADLAVSVGSWTPDAVQWLREKVLNTTDCSMKVAKVDETKRCIYVHLFTDKSFHDPARSLNHQMAQSDLFKQRPDVFLTSHSPAKISTPTLSSKNSSSSNSTNGSPASTSVPAKPHLRRALSGPKGGGGGNTTSTSPPETPASPSSSLKLPPLLELPPAGNNIDVYVSVACHPGHFVLQPWRDMYKLVVLMGEMILYYNKTEQKPLNIGKNQIYAAKVENSWHRVLVKGVLSNGLVSVYELDYGKHELISCTQLRPLIKEFRQLPFQGITAQLAGLKPRQWSEEASIVFRNHVEKKPLVAQLEAIQEATNPWDRKLTVFLVDTSQEERDIWVHDIMAEFAEELTNEM; encoded by the exons ATGGCCAGTCAGAGGGCAAGACTGGGGCGCATCCAAACAAGATGTCCAATCAGAACACACCCAACAGGAGGGGGAACCCACCATCAGAGAA CACCCTTGAACCTGAATGAGAGCTCTGGCTCAGACAAAGGAAGACCCTACAACCCTCAGCAGGTCCAGGGTCGCATCAGGGAGATCCTGGGGAAGTACAGTAACGGCTTCTGGGTGTCAAAGCTGCCTCAGATCTACAGAGAGCTGTACAAACAGGACCTGCCCACCGAGGCCATCAAAGACCTGGAGACCTGGACGCACATATgcact GTAGAGAAAACCTGCAGCAGCAACCCATCAGAGCTTCTACTCTACCCTTCCAAGGAACAGACCACCACATCCTCCCCTTCACCTACCCCTGCCCCAAACTCCACCTCTCCCCCAAACACCCCCGCAGACAAACCCTCACATTCGCCTGCCCCGCAAAGACCCCCCAGCAACCACCCGACTCGCTCTGGTTCTCGCTCTCCTCAGTCTCCAccatcatcctcttcatccCCCAGCCCTCCCTCGTCTCCTGCCACCCTCAGCCCTGACCTGAAGCTGAAACTAGAGGAGCTGTTGGTGAAGTACTCCAACGGCCTGTGGGCACATGCACTGCCCAAGCTCTTCCAGGACACCTACAAA ACCAAACTGCCCGGACATGTCCTGGAGaaccttcacctcctctctgacttctgCACCGTCGACTTCCCAATGCCTGACAACCCCAAGAGGGCCATCTTGTACAGAAGGAGCAGCACTGaaggcggaggaggagaggacgagaACTGTAATAGGAGGAACTCCtcagtcagtgaggaggagctgagggtgAGGCAGGAGCTGGGGAGGAGGCTCAGTAACCATGCAGTGCCTTCTCTGCAGATCCCCAAAGAAGAGTACCCCTCTGTGCTGGTGGTGGAGGCCACAAACACCAATGGAGTTATACTCAG gTACATTGGTGAGGGTTACTCCCAGGCTCAGGAGTCCATGGAGGATGAAATGAGGGAGTTTTATGGCCTGAACCAAAGCAGTCCCTCTCCTTTGTCATCTCCATCATCAGGCCAACTTGTTGCTGTcagggccgaggaggaggaggagattcTGAGGGCGCAAGTCTGCGATGTCATGGCCGACAAAGTCAAG GTGTACTATGTGGATCATGGCTTCTCAGAGGTGATCAGCAAAACCAAAGTGTTTGAGCTGCATGAGAAGTTTTTCCAACTGCCTTTCCAGGCGACCAAGTGCAAACTGGCAG GTCTGGAGCCATTCTGTCAGGAGCCTGCTGTGCTGAAGAAATTCGAGACAATGGCAAGTGGAAGGATCCTGTTGGCAGAGATCCTAGAGAGAGGGCAGACCCCTCTTGTCGTCCTGTATGACACATCGCAGGATGATGATGTTAACATCAATGCTGCGTGCATGAAAGCCCTGCAGGACAAGACACTGGCCAGCCCATTACAG GTGAACAGTGCTTATATGAACGTGACTGTCAGCAGCGTCTGCTCCGATGGGACCATCTACTGCCAGCTGCCCTCCAGAGGCCTTGCCAAGCTGAACGAGATCCTGGAGAACATAGAGACATACTTCCACTCCCAG GTAACGTCAGAGTTCCTTGTATCCAGACCTTTCTGTGGGAAAGGATGTCTGGCTCGCTACAAAGGCAAATGGTCCCGTGTAGAG ATCACCAACCTTCACGGCAGCAGAGTGCTCGACATCCTGTTCATCGATGTGGGTGTGCAGGCTTCTGTAGAGGTGTTTGAGCTGAGAGAGATCCCACCGCCGTTCCTCCGTGACCTCATGGCCATCCCACCACAG GCTGTGAAGTGCTGTCTAGCAGACCTGGCTGTCAGTGTTGGTTCCTGGACTCCAGATGCTGTCCAGTGGCTTCGAGAGAAAGTGCTCAACACCACAGACTGTAGCATGAAG GTTGCCAAGGTAGACGAAACCAAGCGCTGCATCTACGTCCACCTTTTCACCGACAAGAGCTTCCACGACCCGGCCCGCAGCCTCAACCATCAGATGGCCCAGTCTGACCTGTTCAAACAGCGACCAGATGTTTTCCTCACGAGCCACAG CCCTGCCAAGATCTCCACACCAACTTTATCCTCCAAAAACTCCAGCAGCAGTAACTCTACTAACGGGAGTCCCGCGTCAACTTCTGTCCCAGCCAAGCCTCATCTCAGGAGGGCTCTGTCAGGACCcaaaggaggtggaggaggcaaCACGACCAGCACCAGCCCACCAGAAACACCGGCATCCccctcatcctctctcaagCTGCCACCATTACTGGAGCTGCCCCCAGCAG gaAACAACATTGATGTCTATGTGTCAGTGGCATGCCATCCCGGCCACTTTGTGCTGCAGCCCTGGAGAGACATGTACAAACTGGTGGTGTTGATGGGAGAGATGATACTCTACTACAATAAAACTGAGCAGAAACCACTTAACATAGGGAAGAATCAAATATACGCTGCTAAAGTGGAGAACAG TTGGCACCGTGTTTTAGTGAAAGGAGTTCTAAGCAATGGCTTGGTGTCTGTGTACGAGTTGGACTACGGTAAACACGAGTTGATCAGCTGCACCCAGCTCAGACCTCTGATCAAAGAGTTCAGACAGCTGCCGTTCCAGGGAATCACTGCTCAGTTGGCTG GATTGAAGCCGAGGCAGTGGTCAGAGGAGGCTTCCATCGTTTTTAGGAACCATGTTGAGAAGAAACCACTTGTAGCCCAGCTGGAGGCCATACAGGAAGCCACTAACCCCTGGGACAGGAAGTTGACGGTCTTCCTGGTCGACACTTCGCAGGAAGAAAGGGACATCTGGGTGCATGACATCATGGCTGAATTTGCTGAGGAGCTGACGAACGAGATGTAG